The Flammeovirga pectinis genomic interval CTTTTAGAACTAAAATTAAATAATTCCTGTTAAACCATATAGGTCACTCTTTCACCCAAATTAACCTACTATATCTATGTCAACGCCTAACAACTCATTACAAATGATTGCCTATTCTATACAGAATTTACTTTCTATTAAAGATGATAATCAAAAAATACATTTCGATAGATTAAAATTACAAGTAGATATTGTTGCTAATGAACTTAGATTAGGTAGCATAAGACAATCTGAATTAGATATAATACATAATACATTTACTGAAGAGTTTTTAAATGATTCATTAGTAGGACATATAATTCGTAAGCCCTACGGTTACAATGAAGACTTTAGAGTTACGGATGCTATTCATGATAATTTCTTATCAGACGATTATCCTAATTGGGATAAACTTATACATTCCTCGTCTATTGCAAAGAGTATTAGAAGTAGAAAGGAATACTTTAAAAACTATTTGACTCATAAGCTTAAAAAAATAAATATACCAAGAAAAATGTTAATGATAGCACCAGGTTCTGGAAGATCATTACTCGAATTATATAAAAGAGTCAATCCAAACCTATCAACAGATTGTCTGGACTTAAACAAAAATTCAATTCATTATTACAAAGGACTTACAAAAGAATTTAGTGATAAGATAACCTATATAAACGAAAGTATTCATTCGTTTAATGTTTCTAAAAAATATGATATGATTTGGATTGAAGGTGTTTTTGAATACATGGATGATGTCACTTTTGTTAATACACTAAAACAAATTCAAACCTACATTAATAATGATGGGGACATTGTTATAAGCAACATTAGTAAAAAAAACACCTCAAAAAATATAATGGAAATACTATTTAATTGGCAATGCACTTACCGTAATAGGTTGGAATTAAACAACCTAGCTACAAAAGCCAATTTTATACCTACTCAAATTAATATCAGAAAAGACGCTACGAGGATAAACTCTTTTTTACACATTAAATAATATATGTTAAATTTTTATGTTTGATATTAGAATTTTTAATGAGATAAAATGTATATTTGCGGCATAATTTACACAATTATAAAGTGTAAAAAATCCTTTTTTAACTCATTAAATTATCAAACAAAAAATGAAGAAGCTGTCTATACTACTACTCTTCTTGTTACCTATGTACACTTTTGCACAAGATATTGATTCTCTTGTGTTAATTAATGGTGACGTGATTGTAGGAGAAATCAAAAACATGGACAAAGGTGTGGTTGAAATTGAAACACCATACAGTGATTCAAACTTTAAAATTGAATGGGACGGAATTGAAAAAATGTATTGTAATACAAACTTCATGATCACCCTTTCTGATGGCCGTAGATATAATGGACATATTACATCTACAGACCCTAGTACTTTCCATTTAATTACCCCTACTGAAACTGTAGATGTTAACCCAGATGATATTGTTTATTTAAAATCAATCAACAATTCATTTATTAGTAAGCTTTCAGCAAATGTAGATGTTGGATATAGCTATGCAAAAGCCAATAATTTATCACAATTAAATGCCTCTGCATATATTGGATATACTACTCATAGATGGCAAGTTAGTGTTAACGCAACAAGTTTAAAATCTACACAAGATGACGTTGATCCTACTGAAAGAAATGAAGGTGGTGTAACTGGTAAATATTTTTTACCACATGACTTTTATCTTACTGCAAACGTCAATTTCCTTTCAAATACAGAACAATCTATCGATCTACGTACAGTTGGTCTACTCGGTATTGGTAAGTATGTAATCCATACAAACTCTGCCTACTGGGGTTTCACTACTGGTGCATCATACCTGAACGAAACTTTTGACGCTGTTTACAATGAGGGTTCTGGAAATTTTGAAACACAACCTGCAAGATCAGAAGCTGAATGGTTTTTAGGTACTGAAATTAACCTTTTTGAT includes:
- a CDS encoding class I SAM-dependent methyltransferase — its product is MSTPNNSLQMIAYSIQNLLSIKDDNQKIHFDRLKLQVDIVANELRLGSIRQSELDIIHNTFTEEFLNDSLVGHIIRKPYGYNEDFRVTDAIHDNFLSDDYPNWDKLIHSSSIAKSIRSRKEYFKNYLTHKLKKINIPRKMLMIAPGSGRSLLELYKRVNPNLSTDCLDLNKNSIHYYKGLTKEFSDKITYINESIHSFNVSKKYDMIWIEGVFEYMDDVTFVNTLKQIQTYINNDGDIVISNISKKNTSKNIMEILFNWQCTYRNRLELNNLATKANFIPTQINIRKDATRINSFLHIK
- a CDS encoding DUF481 domain-containing protein, whose product is MKKLSILLLFLLPMYTFAQDIDSLVLINGDVIVGEIKNMDKGVVEIETPYSDSNFKIEWDGIEKMYCNTNFMITLSDGRRYNGHITSTDPSTFHLITPTETVDVNPDDIVYLKSINNSFISKLSANVDVGYSYAKANNLSQLNASAYIGYTTHRWQVSVNATSLKSTQDDVDPTERNEGGVTGKYFLPHDFYLTANVNFLSNTEQSIDLRTVGLLGIGKYVIHTNSAYWGFTTGASYLNETFDAVYNEGSGNFETQPARSEAEWFLGTEINLFDTGDLSFMANAKGYRSLGGSDRWRADVGANVKYDLPLDFYVKMGYNMNYDTQPAEAGKEIDYQYTFGFGWEL